In one Cryptococcus deuterogattii R265 chromosome 11, complete sequence genomic region, the following are encoded:
- a CDS encoding RNA polymerase-associated protein LEO1 has protein sequence MSDSESAADLFGDEEGSRRNSPIPQKSPSPQLSHVSNDEEQDVGDLFGDDTEEDETQRRRRSTDTAASGSRSPHPLEYVEEDEEAVPQRQNVVTLPIPQWPHMTATDGKVWQMKFPAYINLDPKPFDSDLYRATQEEEPIDGAADPIAAKSMMIGVKNTIRWRWVTGPDGEPVRQSNARMLRWSDGSITLQLGDDFYDVAPSQGATLARPSDPQPVPKRDDRPAVNSSTTFLCVGAAAERVLVTERPIAGQLSLLPTSMTSKTYLELVKHVGQQHTKHSKMKMLEETQDEEALQALLLKSAPNREAIKGVKSTVRRTSSKTGLGKGKKTRKIGYSDSESDAGFSADERRPRRRPERESVEYDDDDGFIVADSDEDDYASKKKKGKGKNKKRKGFTDDEESLDEMEEAERRIEERERERKRARKEKEGPSKKSREYVDTEDEEDEEAGDDDAEGEEEMDMDMDVESEED, from the exons ATGTCAGATTCGGAATCAGCAGCTGACCTGTTTggagacgaggaaggaagcaggAGGAACTCTCCCATACCTCAAAAGTCACCTTCGCCTCAACTGTCGCACGTATCtaatgatgaagagcaggaTGTTGGCGATTTG TTTGGCGATGATactgaagaggatgaaacccaaagacgaagacgCTCGACCGATACGGCCGCATCTGGTTCAAGATCACCTCATCCTTTAGAATatgtcgaagaagacgaagaagcagtACCCCAGAGGCAGAACGTTGTCACACTGCCTATTCCTCAATGGCCCCATATGACGGCGACAGATGGCAAA GTCTGGCAAATGAAATTCCCGGCTTATATCAATCTCGATCCTAAACCCTTCGACTCTGATCTGTATCGCGCAacgcaagaagaagaacctATAGATGGAGCTGCCGATCCTATTGCTGCTAAGAGCATGATGATTGGTGTCAAGAATACAATTCGGTGGAGATGGGTCACTGGACCTGACGGCGAGCCA GTCCGTCAAAGTAATGCTCGAATGCTCCGATGGTCCGATGGTTCCATTACTCTTCAGCTTGGTGACGACTTTTATGATGTTGCCCCATCCCAGGGCGCTACCCTTGCCCGACCTTCAGACCCTCAGCCTGTTCCCAAGAGAGACGACAGACCCGCTGTCAATTCCTCCACTACCTTCCTCTGTGTCGGTGCTGCCGCTGAGCGAGTTCTTGTCACTGAACGACCCATTGCGGGTCAGCTGAGCTTATTACCGACAAGTATGACTAGCAAGACATATCTCGAACTTGTCAAACACGTTGGACAGCAACACACTAAGCACTCaaaaatgaagatgttggAAGAGACtcaggatgaggaggcgTTACAGGCGTTATTGCTGAAGAGCGCACCGAACAGAGAAGCTATCAAGGGTGTCAAATCGACTGTACGGAGAACTTCTAGCAAGACTGGCCTCGGAAAGGGCAAAAAGACCAGGAAGATTGGTTACTCAGACAGCGAGTCTGATGCTGGATTCTCAgcagatgagagaaggccaagaagaaggccggAACGGGAATCGGTTGAgtacgatgatgatgatggtttcATCGTTGCTGATtcggatgaggatgactATGCTtccaagaaaaagaaaggcaagggcaagaataagaagagaaaaggtttCACAGATGACGAGGAATCGCTTgacgagatggaggaagcggaaagaaggatagaaGAACGTGAGCGGGAAAGGAAGCgagcaaggaaagagaaagagggtcCATCAAAGAAGAGCCGAGAGTATGTTGACacggaggatgaagaggacgaggaagccggggatgatgacgctgagggtgaagaagaaatggacaTGGATATGGACGtggagagtgaagaagattag